In Dryobates pubescens isolate bDryPub1 chromosome 8, bDryPub1.pri, whole genome shotgun sequence, a genomic segment contains:
- the PDE6C gene encoding cone cGMP-specific 3',5'-cyclic phosphodiesterase subunit alpha': MGEVNKDAVEKYLENNPQFAKEYFDRKMRAEVLGSIFNVNPGDVKEGVSFKDMSRLEESNILFELITEIQDEAGTMEKIVHKALQRLSQLLAADRCSMFVCRSRNGIPEVATRLLDVTPTSSYEENLVKPDNETVFPLDIGIAGWVAHSKKFFNIPDVKKNNHFSDFMDKKTGYTTVSMLAVPIMQGKEVLAVVMALNKSNAPEFSKEDEEVFKKYLNFISLVLRNHHTSYLYNIESRKSQMLLWSANKVFEELTDIERQFHKALYTIRMYLNCERYSVGLLDMTKEKEFYDEWPIRLGEAEPYKGPKTPDGREVNFYKIIDYILHGKEEIKVIPSPPPDHWCLVSGLPTYVAENGFICNMMNAPADEYFTFQKGPVDETGWVIKNVLSLPIVNKKEEIVGVATFYNRKDGKPFDEYDEQITETLTQFLGWSVLNTDTYDKMNKLENRKDIAQEMLMYQTKATPAEVESILKYKEKLNVNSIEECDQKDLIRILKEELPDPKDLELYEFRFSDFPVTEHGLITCGIRLFFEINVVEKFKVPAEVLTRWMYTVRKGYRDITYHNWRHGFNVGQTMFTLLMTGKIKKYYTDLEAFAMVAAAFCHDIDHRGTNNLYQMKSAAPLAKLHGSSILERHHLEYSKTLLQDESLNIFQNLNKRQFETVLHLFEVAIIATDLALYFKKRTMFQKIVDAIEKMESEEEAIKYISIDPTKKEVIMAMMMTGCDLSAITKPWEVQSKVALMVANEFWEQGDLERTVLQQQPIPMMDRNKGDELPKLQVGFIDFVCTFVYKEFSRFHKEITPMFDGLQNNRVEWKTRADEYEEKMKVIEEQKKKEEEEAAKKAENAAGGGGGSTEDGKSKTCIVL, translated from the exons ATGGGTGAGGTAAATAAAGATGCCGTTGAAAAATACTTGGAGAACAACCCCCAGTTTGCCAAGGAGTATTTTGACCGAAAAATGAGGGCAGAAGTGCTGGGAAGTATCTTTAATGTGAACCCTGGAGATGTGAAGGAAGGAGTCAGCTTCAAAGACATGTCCCGTCTGGAGGAAAGTAACATACTTTTTGAACTGATCACAGAAATCCAGGATGAAGCAGGCACTATGGAAAAGATAGTGCACAAGGCCCTGCAGAGGCtgtcacagctgctggcagctgatcGGTGTAGTATGTTTGTTTGTCGTTCCCGAAATGGTATTCCAGAGGTAGCCACCAGGCTTCTGGATGTCACTCCAACTTCCAGCTATGAGGAAAATTTGGTGAAACCGGACAATGAGACTGTTTTTCCTCTGGACATTGGGATAGCGGGCTGGGTTGCTCATAGCAAGAAGTTTTTTAATATACCTGATGTGAAAAAG AACAACCATTTTTCTGATTTCATGGACAAAAAAACTGGCTATACAACAGTCAGTATGTTGGCAGTCCCAATTATGCAGGGCAAAGAGGTGCTTGCTGTTGTGATGGCACTCAACAAATCAAACGCGCCTGAGTTCTCAAAAGAGGATGAAGAG GTCTTTAAAAAATACCTCAATTTTATATCTTTGGTCCTAAGAAACCATCATACGTCGTATCTCTACAATATTGAATCCCGAAAAAGTCAG ATGCTTTTGTGGTCTGCTAACAAAGTGTTTGAAGAGCTAACAGATATAGAACGACAGTTTCACAAAGCACTGTATACTATTCGAATGTATTTGAATTGTGAAAGGTACTCTGTTGGCCTGCTGGATATGACTAAAGAGAAG GAGTTCTATGATGAGTGGCCAATCcggctgggggaggcagagccTTACAAAGGCCCCAAGACACCTGATGGACGG gAAGTCAACTTCTATAAAATTATTGACTATATTTTACATGGAAAAGAAGAGATCAAAGTAATTCC GTCACCTCCACCAGATCACTGGTGTCTTGTCAGTGGATTGCCAACATATGTTGCTGAAAATGGATTT aTTTGTAACATGATGAATGCACCAGCAGATGAGTATTTCACATTTCAG AAAGGACCAGTGGATGAAACTGGATGGGTTATCAAAAATGTTCTGTCATTGCCTATTGtcaacaaaaaagaagaaattgtgGGAGTTGCAACATTTTACAATAGGAAAGATGGAAAACCTTTTGACGAGTATGATGAACAGATCACTGAA ACTCTCACACAGTTCCTGGGATGGTCAGTTTTAAACACTGACACTTACGACAAAATGAACAAGCTTGaaaacaggaaagacattgcTCAGGAAATGCTTATGTACCAGACAAAGGCCACCCCTGCTGAAGTTGAATCTATACTG AAATACAAGGAGAAATTAAATGTAAATAGCATAGAAGAATGTGATCAAAAGGATCTTATCAGGATTTTG AAAGAAGAATTACCTGATCCAAAAGATTTAGAACTGTATGAATTCCGCTTCAGTGACTTTCCTGTTACAGAACATGGCCTGATAACTTGTGGAATACGACTGTTCTTTGAGATAAATGTTGTTGAAAAGTTCAAAGTCCCAGCTGAG GTCCTTACAAGATGGATGTACACAGTTAGGAAGGGTTATCGAGATATCACTTACCATAACTGGCGACATGGGTTCAACGTGGGACAAACAATGTTTACGTTGCTGATG ACAGGCAAAATAAAGAAGTACTACACTGATCTAGAAGCCTTTGCCatggtggctgctgctttctgccatgACATTGATCACAGAGGGACCAATAACTTGTATCAAATGAA GTCAGCTGCTCCGCTGGCAAAACTTCATGGTTCCTCCATTTTAGAAAGGCATCACCTAGAGTACAGTAAAACCCTACTGCAAGATGAG AGTTTAAACATCTTCCAGAACCTAAATAAGCGACAGTTTGAAACCGTTCTACACTTATTTGAAGTTGCAATAATAGCAACTGATTTGGCTTTGTATTTCAA GAAAAGAACTATGTTTCAGAAGATTGTGGATGCAATTGAAAAAATGGAATCAGAAGAGGAGGCAATTAAATACATATCTATTGACCCAACCAAAAAAGAAGTCATCAT GGCTATGATGATGACTGGATGTGACCTGTCTGCAATAACCAAGCCTTGGGAAGTGCAAAGTAAG GTTGCCCTCATGGTTGCAAATGAATTCTGGGAGCAAGGTGACCTGGAACGAACTGTGCTACAGCAACAACCAATT CCTATGATGGACAGAAACAAAGGAGATGAACTACCTAAGCTCCAAGTTGGTTTCATAGATTTTGTGTGTACATTTGTGTATAAG GAATTCTCAAGGTTTCACAAGGAAATTACACCTATGTTTGATGGTCTTCAAAACAATAGGGTTGAATGGAAAACACGAGCTGATGAATATGAAGAGAAGATGAAAGTTATtgaagagcaaaagaaaaaggaagaagaagaagctgcCAAAAAAG CTGAAAatgcagcaggaggtggtggcGGAAGCACGGAGGATGGAAAATCCAAAACATGTATAGTTTTGTAA